In Helianthus annuus cultivar XRQ/B chromosome 9, HanXRQr2.0-SUNRISE, whole genome shotgun sequence, the following are encoded in one genomic region:
- the LOC110879813 gene encoding carbonic anhydrase 2, with translation MSKYLNEESITPEKTPRKEEEVEDTVQTNLDTELLSAFDPIKRMNHGFKHFKIHEFNKHPDYYRKLAEKQEPKFLIFACSDSRVSPTNILNLRPGEAFMARNIANLVPEFNKLKHAGVGAIIEYAILALKVEVIVVIGHSRCGGITRLISLPDDETSYDFIDDWVSIGEPAKAKVIAEHPGASGEELQTLVEKESVRNSLRNLLSYPYVESGIANNTLKLLGRYYDFVRGEFQKLDDDDDIKPTTNIQESD, from the exons ATGTCAAAGTACTTGAATGAAGAATCAATCACACCTGAAAAAACGCCAAG aAAAGAAGAGGAAGTAGAGGACACCGTTCAGACCAATCTTGACACTGAACTATTGTCGGCATTTGACCCAATAAAAAGGATGAATCATGGGTTTAAGCACTTCAAGATTCACGAATTCAA CAAGCATCCTGATTATTACCGTAAACTAGCAGAGAAACAAGAACCAAAG TTTCTAATATTTGCTTGTTCGGACTCACGAGTTTCCCCTACTAACATCCTGAACCTACGACCCGGGGAAGCTTTCATGGCTCGTAATATTGCCAACTTGGTTCCTGAGTTTAATAAG CTTAAGCACGCCGGAGTTGGCGCAATCATTGAATATGCAATCTTAGCTCTCAAGGTTGAGGTTATCGTGGTGATTGGGCACAGTCGATGTGGTGGAATCACTCGACTAATATCACTTCCCGACGATGAAACATCTTA TGACTTCATAGACGATTGGGTTAGCATCGGTGAGCCTGCGAAAGCAAAGGTGATTGCTGAGCATCCCGGAGCATCAGGCGAAGAGCTTCAAACACTGGTTGAAAAG GAGTCGGTGAGGAACTCGCTACGAAATTTGCTATCATACCCTTACGTTGAATCTGGCATAGCAAATAATACACTTAAACTATTGGGCAGATACTATGATTTTGTTCGTGGAGAATTTCAAAAacttgacgatgatgatgatatcAAACCAACAACCAACATACAAGAGAGTGATTAA